From Dehalococcoidia bacterium, a single genomic window includes:
- a CDS encoding serine protease has product MTGGWVFGLRALCSVRKGRLGTLLLGAWLLGALLLGGVGCGPPLEQVVATAVARVPTPTPLPGEAIVATVVAGVPTPTPQPTPTPIPLADIVATVVARLPTPTPQPTPTPIPLESLIATVVARLPTPTPTPLPPAGAGLPSASAPTVGQILQGVAPSVAYIETFTGQGSGWAIGPDLIVTNAHVVGQARRVTVRWPSAPPVEGSVIATDPTRDLALIRVSATAPPLTPLRTRSLLDEDIGAPVLVVGYSLRSPQGDGTMGLPVVKAGILSGTLRRGGVSLLRVDAPMDPGDSGGPVLDRNGVVIGVNQVQVTETRGGQRVVGVFYAIAMGEVEGFLRDWGIRP; this is encoded by the coding sequence ATGACAGGTGGCTGGGTGTTTGGGCTTAGGGCCCTCTGTTCTGTTCGGAAGGGCAGGCTGGGCACGCTCCTTTTAGGGGCATGGCTTCTCGGCGCTCTGCTTTTGGGGGGTGTGGGATGTGGTCCGCCGTTGGAGCAGGTGGTGGCAACAGCGGTGGCCCGCGTGCCCACCCCCACGCCCCTACCGGGAGAGGCTATCGTGGCCACTGTGGTGGCGGGTGTGCCCACACCCACACCACAGCCTACACCTACCCCCATACCCTTGGCCGACATTGTTGCCACGGTGGTGGCGCGTCTGCCCACTCCTACACCCCAGCCGACGCCGACGCCCATTCCCCTAGAGAGCCTTATCGCCACGGTGGTGGCCCGTCTTCCCACGCCCACCCCCACGCCCCTTCCCCCAGCGGGAGCGGGGCTCCCTTCTGCCTCGGCTCCCACCGTGGGGCAAATCCTTCAGGGTGTGGCCCCCTCGGTGGCGTATATTGAGACCTTCACAGGGCAGGGGAGTGGGTGGGCTATCGGCCCTGATTTGATTGTAACCAATGCCCATGTCGTGGGGCAGGCGAGGCGGGTAACAGTGCGGTGGCCCAGCGCTCCCCCTGTGGAGGGGAGTGTCATCGCCACAGACCCCACGCGCGACCTGGCCCTTATTCGCGTGTCGGCCACGGCTCCGCCACTCACTCCCCTGCGCACCCGCTCCTTACTGGACGAGGATATCGGGGCGCCCGTGTTGGTGGTGGGCTACTCTTTGCGTTCCCCCCAGGGGGATGGGACCATGGGCCTCCCCGTGGTGAAGGCGGGCATCCTGTCGGGCACTCTGCGAAGGGGGGGTGTCTCCCTGCTTCGGGTAGACGCCCCTATGGACCCCGGGGACAGCGGCGGCCCGGTGCTAGACCGTAACGGGGTCGTCATCGGTGTCAACCAGGTGCAAGTAACCGAGACACGGGGTGGGCAAAGGGTGGTGGGGGTGTTCTATGCCATCGCTATGGGGGAGGTGGAGGGCTTCTTGCGGGATTGGGGCATTCGGCCCTAG
- a CDS encoding archease, translating to MGRFTFLEHTADVGVVAEGADLKEAFAFAGMGMFAIIADPSTVQEREVREVEVSAPDRDALLVDFLNELNFLFESRGFLVKRVEVVEMSDTHLRARLWGEPVDRTRHRIQCLIKSATYHALTIAPHEGGWRIQVILDV from the coding sequence ATGGGGCGCTTCACCTTCCTGGAACATACCGCCGATGTGGGCGTCGTCGCCGAGGGGGCAGATCTCAAGGAGGCCTTCGCCTTCGCCGGCATGGGTATGTTCGCCATCATCGCCGACCCCTCCACCGTCCAGGAACGGGAGGTGCGGGAGGTGGAAGTCTCCGCCCCCGACAGGGATGCCCTGTTGGTGGACTTCCTGAACGAGTTGAACTTCCTGTTTGAGTCGCGGGGGTTCCTGGTGAAGCGGGTGGAGGTGGTGGAGATGAGTGATACACACCTGCGTGCCCGCCTGTGGGGGGAGCCGGTGGACCGCACCCGCCACCGCATTCAATGCCTTATCAAGTCGGCCACCTACCACGCCCTCACCATTGCCCCCCACGAGGGCGGGTGGCGCATCCAGGTGATTCTGGATGTATGA
- a CDS encoding phosphoglucomutase/phosphomannomutase family protein — MVIRFGTDGWRGIIAEDFTFANLRRAAQGLAVWARQNAPPGCWVVGYDCRFASEDFADACAEVLAGNGLPVLLCDRPAPTPVVAWNIVAHRCAGGVIITASHNPARWNGFKVKTPHGSSAPPEQVAQLEDRINRLGAEEVLRLPKPQAVAQGMVRPLHPNPSYDQQLARLVDLPLLRAAGFTVVVDAMHGAGAGYVPRLLAGGATRVVEIRAERNPLFPGMHNPEPIPHNLAPLVEAVRSHAAQVGLAFDGDADRLGVVDEQGGFLTTLDAFALLAFFLLEVRGQRGPLVKTLTSSRMLLRLGERYGVPVYETPVGFKYVAPLMMEHNALIGGEESGGYAFQGHIPERDGILSGLLLLEFMARTGKTLSDLLRLLHQVVGPHFYARRDFPFPPDQREAIRQRLHSARPPTLAGLPVRTMDTTDGWRWVLEGQWWLAVRFSGTEPLLRIYAEADSPERVQALLDAGQALAGVG, encoded by the coding sequence GTGGTCATTCGTTTCGGCACCGACGGCTGGCGGGGCATCATCGCCGAGGACTTCACCTTCGCCAACCTGCGCCGTGCCGCCCAGGGGCTGGCTGTGTGGGCACGCCAGAACGCCCCACCCGGGTGTTGGGTCGTCGGCTATGATTGCCGTTTCGCCTCCGAGGACTTCGCCGACGCCTGCGCCGAGGTGCTGGCAGGCAATGGCCTCCCCGTGCTGTTGTGCGACCGCCCCGCTCCCACCCCTGTGGTAGCCTGGAACATCGTGGCCCACCGCTGCGCGGGGGGGGTGATCATCACGGCCAGCCACAACCCCGCCCGCTGGAACGGTTTTAAAGTGAAGACCCCCCACGGCTCCAGCGCCCCTCCCGAGCAAGTGGCCCAACTGGAGGACCGCATCAACCGCTTGGGGGCCGAGGAGGTGCTCCGCCTGCCCAAGCCGCAGGCGGTGGCGCAAGGGATGGTGCGCCCCCTTCACCCCAACCCCTCCTATGACCAGCAACTGGCACGCTTGGTGGATCTGCCCCTCCTGCGGGCCGCGGGCTTCACCGTGGTGGTTGACGCTATGCACGGGGCGGGGGCAGGCTACGTGCCCCGTCTGTTGGCGGGGGGAGCCACGCGGGTGGTAGAAATCCGCGCCGAGCGCAACCCCCTCTTCCCCGGCATGCATAACCCCGAGCCCATCCCCCACAACCTGGCCCCCCTGGTGGAGGCGGTGCGCTCCCACGCGGCCCAAGTGGGACTGGCCTTTGACGGCGATGCCGACCGCCTAGGCGTGGTGGACGAGCAGGGGGGCTTTCTAACCACCCTGGACGCTTTTGCTCTGCTGGCCTTTTTCTTGCTAGAGGTGCGTGGTCAGCGTGGCCCCCTGGTGAAGACCCTCACCTCCTCCCGCATGCTTTTGCGGCTAGGGGAGCGGTACGGTGTGCCCGTCTACGAGACGCCTGTGGGCTTCAAGTATGTGGCCCCCCTGATGATGGAGCACAACGCCCTCATCGGGGGCGAGGAGAGCGGGGGCTACGCCTTCCAGGGACACATTCCCGAGCGGGATGGTATCCTCTCGGGCCTGCTGCTCTTGGAGTTCATGGCCCGCACGGGCAAGACCCTTTCCGACCTCCTGCGCCTGTTGCACCAGGTCGTTGGCCCTCACTTTTACGCCCGTCGGGATTTTCCCTTCCCTCCCGATCAACGGGAGGCCATTCGTCAGCGTCTGCACAGTGCACGCCCACCCACTCTGGCAGGTCTACCCGTGCGGACGATGGACACCACCGACGGCTGGCGCTGGGTGCTGGAGGGGCAGTGGTGGCTGGCGGTGCGCTTCTCCGGCACCGAGCCCCTCCTGCGCATCTACGCCGAGGCCGACTCCCCCGAACGGGTGCAAGCCCTCTTGGACGCCGGCCAGGCCCTGGCGGGCGTGGGCTAG
- a CDS encoding NDP-sugar synthase has translation MQAVILVGGEGTRLRPLTYTRPKSMLPVLNRPFLEHMLAHLRQNGVTEVILALHYLPDAIRSYFGDGSRWGVRLHYVVEPFPLGTAGPLKFVADRLTSTFVVCNGDVFTDLDLRQVLALHRQKGALATIVLTAVDDPTPFGMVETAPDGRVLRFKEKPSRDEVTTLWVNAGTYILEPEVLRWVPPGQKYMVEHGLFPALLEAGQPVFAFRSRAYWLDMGNPRTYMRLHRDLLLGLVSSPFALDGVTERQPGVWLAPSASVDETAILKGPLVLGEGCTIGPGAKVVGPAVLGPRCHLHEGSHIVEALLWEQVVLHPHARAEGCILGAGVCLQARASVGRGCVLADGVVVGEGNRLERGITLAPGTHLPPRSIGMLDSY, from the coding sequence ATGCAGGCGGTCATCCTGGTGGGTGGCGAAGGGACGCGTCTACGCCCCCTGACCTACACCCGCCCCAAGTCCATGCTCCCCGTCCTTAATCGCCCCTTTTTAGAGCACATGCTCGCCCACCTGCGGCAGAACGGTGTCACGGAGGTGATTCTGGCCCTCCACTACCTCCCCGATGCCATCCGCTCCTACTTCGGGGATGGATCCCGCTGGGGAGTGCGCCTCCACTATGTGGTGGAGCCGTTCCCTTTGGGAACAGCCGGCCCCCTGAAGTTCGTCGCTGACCGCCTCACCAGCACCTTCGTGGTATGCAACGGGGATGTGTTCACCGACCTGGACTTACGCCAGGTCCTGGCCCTTCACCGTCAGAAGGGCGCACTGGCCACCATCGTCCTCACGGCGGTGGATGACCCCACCCCCTTCGGCATGGTGGAGACGGCCCCCGATGGACGCGTCCTGCGCTTCAAGGAGAAGCCCTCACGGGACGAGGTTACCACCCTGTGGGTCAACGCTGGCACCTACATCCTGGAGCCGGAGGTGCTCCGCTGGGTGCCCCCTGGCCAGAAGTATATGGTGGAGCACGGCCTGTTCCCCGCCTTGTTGGAGGCCGGCCAGCCCGTGTTCGCCTTCCGCTCCCGCGCCTACTGGCTGGACATGGGCAACCCCCGCACCTATATGCGCCTCCATCGCGACCTTCTGTTAGGGTTAGTCTCCTCCCCCTTTGCCCTGGATGGCGTAACCGAGCGCCAGCCGGGGGTGTGGCTCGCCCCCTCTGCCTCGGTGGATGAGACAGCCATTCTCAAAGGCCCCCTTGTGCTGGGAGAGGGGTGCACCATCGGCCCCGGCGCCAAGGTGGTGGGGCCGGCTGTGCTGGGGCCCCGCTGCCACCTCCACGAGGGGAGCCACATCGTGGAGGCTCTCCTTTGGGAGCAGGTGGTTCTGCATCCCCATGCGCGGGCCGAGGGGTGTATCCTAGGGGCAGGCGTCTGCCTCCAGGCCAGGGCCAGCGTGGGCAGAGGGTGCGTGCTGGCCGATGGCGTCGTGGTGGGGGAAGGCAACCGTTTGGAGCGGGGCATCACCCTAGCCCCAGGCACCCATCTGCCTCCACGCTCCATAGGCATGCTGGACAGCTATTAG
- the metK gene encoding methionine adenosyltransferase, whose product MSFFTSSSYLFTSESVTEGHPDKLCDQISDAVLDAYLAQDPYARVACEAITTRGFVLVMGEITSKGVVDVPTTVRQTLRRVGYTRAELGIGCDDCAVLVALQKQAPEIAAAVGQHEETDPSKVGAGDQGMMVGFACQEYVLNAGKPEMVDTAHMPLPIYMAHRLCRRLAEVRKKGILPYLRPDGKSQVTVEYAYGKVKRIHTVIIAAQHEPDIPEERVRQDVQEVVIRALAKDMGIESLLDTDTRFLVNTSGSFIIGGPAADSGLTGRKILVDTYGGSARHGGGSFSGKDPTKVDRSGAYGARYVARNIVAAGLAERCEVQVSYAIGRADPISISVETFGTSTVPDEVLERAVRHLFDLRPLAIIQHLDLRRPIYTPLAAYGHFGRDDLSLPWEQTDKVDALRDLVSAHRVRR is encoded by the coding sequence ATGAGTTTCTTCACCTCCTCTTCCTACCTGTTCACCTCCGAGTCGGTAACGGAGGGGCATCCCGACAAACTGTGCGACCAAATCTCCGACGCCGTCCTGGACGCCTATTTGGCCCAAGACCCCTATGCCCGTGTGGCCTGTGAAGCCATCACCACCCGAGGTTTTGTGCTGGTGATGGGGGAGATCACCTCCAAGGGCGTGGTGGATGTGCCCACCACTGTCCGCCAGACTCTGCGACGAGTTGGGTACACCCGTGCGGAGTTAGGCATCGGGTGCGACGACTGCGCCGTGTTGGTGGCGTTGCAGAAGCAGGCCCCCGAAATCGCCGCCGCTGTGGGCCAGCACGAGGAGACCGACCCCAGCAAGGTGGGAGCTGGCGACCAGGGGATGATGGTAGGCTTCGCCTGCCAGGAGTATGTGCTCAACGCCGGCAAGCCCGAAATGGTGGACACCGCCCACATGCCCCTCCCCATCTACATGGCCCATCGCCTCTGCCGCCGCCTAGCCGAGGTGCGCAAAAAGGGCATCTTGCCGTATCTGCGTCCCGACGGCAAGTCCCAGGTTACTGTGGAATACGCCTACGGCAAGGTGAAACGCATCCACACCGTTATCATCGCCGCCCAGCACGAGCCCGACATCCCTGAGGAGCGCGTCCGCCAGGATGTGCAGGAGGTGGTCATCCGCGCCCTGGCCAAAGACATGGGCATAGAGAGCCTGCTGGATACAGACACCCGCTTCCTGGTGAACACTTCGGGCAGTTTCATCATCGGCGGGCCGGCCGCCGACAGCGGCCTCACCGGGCGCAAAATCCTGGTGGATACCTACGGAGGCTCCGCCCGCCACGGGGGAGGCTCCTTCTCCGGCAAAGACCCCACCAAAGTAGACCGCTCGGGCGCCTATGGTGCCCGCTATGTGGCGCGCAACATCGTTGCCGCAGGCCTGGCAGAACGGTGCGAGGTGCAGGTCTCCTATGCCATCGGGCGGGCCGACCCAATCTCCATCTCCGTGGAGACCTTCGGCACCAGCACGGTGCCCGATGAGGTGCTGGAGCGGGCGGTGCGCCACCTCTTTGACCTGCGCCCCCTAGCCATCATCCAGCACCTCGACCTGCGCCGGCCGATCTATACCCCCCTGGCCGCCTACGGCCACTTCGGACGGGATGACCTCTCCCTTCCCTGGGAGCAGACCGATAAAGTGGACGCCTTACGCGACCTGGTCAGTGCCCATCGCGTGCGCCGCTAG
- the ahcY gene encoding adenosylhomocysteinase codes for MATQTAPGDVRDPSLAPQGVLKTEWAGREMPVLRLIRERFAKEKPLQGVRIAACLHITSETANLALTLQAGGAHVALCASNPLSTQDEVAAALVAQYGIPTFAIKGEDTSTYYRHIHQALQHQPHITLDDGADLVSTLHKERPDLLPHVLGGTEETTTGVIRLRAMAQDGRLRYPIIAVNDAETKYLFDNRYGTGQSTIDGITRATNILWAGKKVVVVGYGWCGRGVALRARGMGAQVIVCEVDPLRALEAVMDGYQVMPLLEAAPIGDIFITLTGDIHVLDAAHFALMKDGALLANSGHFNVEVNIPALEKMSTAKRRIRPFVDEYTLVDGRRLYLLGEGRLINLAAAEGHPSSVMDMSFANQALSVEYLVKQGRSLTPGVYKVPREIDHHVAVLKLASMGIRIDSLTQEQRRYLQSWEAGTV; via the coding sequence GTGGCCACCCAGACCGCCCCGGGCGATGTGCGCGACCCCTCCCTGGCCCCCCAGGGCGTCTTGAAGACCGAATGGGCCGGCCGGGAGATGCCTGTCTTGCGCCTGATTCGCGAGCGCTTCGCCAAAGAGAAACCCCTGCAAGGGGTGCGCATCGCCGCCTGCCTACACATCACCAGCGAAACGGCGAACCTAGCCCTCACCCTCCAGGCGGGCGGTGCCCACGTGGCCCTGTGCGCCAGCAACCCCCTGTCCACCCAGGACGAAGTCGCCGCCGCCCTGGTGGCCCAGTATGGCATCCCCACCTTCGCCATCAAAGGGGAAGACACCTCCACCTACTACCGCCACATCCACCAGGCCCTCCAGCACCAGCCCCACATCACCCTGGACGACGGCGCAGACCTGGTCAGTACCCTCCACAAGGAGCGCCCGGACCTCCTCCCGCATGTTTTGGGGGGCACCGAGGAGACCACCACCGGTGTCATCCGCCTGCGGGCCATGGCCCAAGACGGGCGCCTGCGCTACCCCATCATCGCCGTCAACGACGCCGAGACCAAATACCTCTTTGATAACCGCTACGGCACCGGCCAGAGCACCATTGACGGCATTACTCGCGCCACGAATATCCTATGGGCGGGCAAGAAGGTGGTGGTGGTGGGCTATGGCTGGTGCGGACGGGGGGTCGCCCTGCGCGCCCGGGGCATGGGTGCCCAGGTGATCGTCTGCGAAGTAGACCCCCTGCGCGCCCTGGAGGCCGTCATGGATGGCTATCAGGTGATGCCTCTTCTGGAGGCGGCGCCCATCGGCGATATCTTCATCACCCTGACGGGGGACATCCATGTCCTGGACGCGGCGCACTTCGCCCTCATGAAGGACGGGGCCCTCCTGGCCAATAGCGGACACTTCAATGTGGAGGTGAACATCCCCGCCTTGGAGAAGATGTCCACGGCGAAACGGCGCATCCGCCCCTTTGTGGACGAATACACCCTGGTGGACGGGCGACGCCTGTATTTGCTGGGGGAAGGACGCCTCATCAACCTGGCCGCCGCCGAAGGCCACCCCTCCAGCGTCATGGATATGAGTTTCGCCAACCAGGCCCTTAGTGTAGAATACCTGGTAAAACAGGGGCGAAGCCTCACCCCGGGCGTCTACAAGGTGCCCCGGGAGATTGACCACCACGTGGCCGTGCTGAAACTGGCCAGCATGGGTATCCGCATAGACTCCCTCACCCAGGAGCAACGGCGCTACCTCCAGTCCTGGGAGGCCGGCACTGTCTAA
- the hisB gene encoding imidazoleglycerol-phosphate dehydratase HisB, with product MSRSARVLRETGETRVEVLLNLDGQGHWEVDTGLGFLDHMLAQLARHSLIDLTVRGRRDPSGWHHLVEDIGISLGRALHQALGERKGITRFGHALVPLDEALAQVALDLSGRGYASVELGIEGEVEGLEADLLRHMLESFAYEARMTLHARVLEGRNNHHKAEALFKALARALRQAVAPDPRLGGEVPSTKGTLTA from the coding sequence ATGTCCCGCTCCGCACGGGTGCTGCGCGAGACAGGAGAGACACGGGTGGAGGTGCTCCTGAACTTGGATGGCCAGGGGCACTGGGAGGTGGACACGGGCCTCGGCTTCCTGGACCACATGTTGGCCCAACTGGCCCGCCACAGCCTCATAGACCTGACCGTCCGTGGGCGGCGCGACCCATCGGGTTGGCACCACCTGGTGGAGGACATCGGTATCAGCTTGGGGAGGGCGTTGCACCAGGCCCTCGGGGAACGGAAAGGCATCACCCGTTTCGGCCACGCCCTGGTGCCCTTGGATGAGGCCCTAGCCCAAGTCGCCCTAGACCTGTCGGGACGGGGCTACGCGTCTGTGGAGTTGGGGATTGAGGGGGAGGTGGAGGGACTGGAGGCCGACCTCCTCCGCCATATGCTGGAATCCTTCGCCTACGAGGCGCGTATGACGCTCCACGCCCGCGTGCTGGAGGGGAGAAACAATCACCATAAGGCCGAGGCGCTGTTCAAAGCCCTGGCCCGGGCTTTGCGCCAGGCGGTTGCCCCAGACCCCCGTCTGGGGGGCGAGGTCCCCAGCACCAAAGGCACCCTCACCGCATAA
- the hisC gene encoding histidinol-phosphate transaminase yields the protein MPPLLENLMRPDLLDLRPYEGIDPPEVLAARLGIPPERIVKLDGNENPYGPSPAVCQALGSYAGYHIYPDPLQRRLRSALASYAGVQPDQVVAGAGSDELIDLLLRLFLSPGDKVIDLSPSFGMYPFCTKVNGGIVVDVPRDAAWEIDPSAVRRAVDKRTKVVFVANPNNPTGNLTPIEVVLDLAETGILVVVDETYHEFCGFTAVPWLAHYENLVILRTLSKWAGLAGLRLGYGIMSPRIVQRVLAIKAPYNISVAAELAALASLEDTDTLLQRVRTLVEERERMAHALRAIGGVVVYPSKTNFLLVHLPGHRGDAVAAALARRGVLVRTFSHPRLVECVRISVGLPHHTDALVSAMRSILGGK from the coding sequence ATGCCACCCCTACTGGAAAACCTGATGCGCCCCGACCTTTTGGACTTGCGCCCCTACGAGGGGATAGACCCTCCTGAGGTGTTAGCCGCCCGTTTGGGCATTCCCCCAGAACGCATCGTCAAACTGGACGGCAACGAGAACCCCTACGGCCCCTCCCCCGCGGTGTGTCAAGCCCTGGGCTCTTATGCGGGATACCACATCTACCCCGACCCCCTGCAGCGTCGCTTGCGCTCTGCCCTGGCCTCCTATGCAGGGGTCCAGCCCGACCAGGTGGTGGCTGGGGCCGGCAGCGACGAACTCATTGACCTCCTCCTGCGCTTGTTCCTCTCCCCGGGAGATAAGGTCATCGACCTTTCCCCCTCCTTCGGCATGTATCCCTTCTGCACCAAGGTGAACGGGGGGATTGTGGTAGATGTGCCCCGCGACGCCGCGTGGGAGATAGACCCTTCCGCCGTGCGCCGCGCTGTGGACAAGCGCACGAAGGTCGTGTTCGTTGCCAACCCTAACAACCCCACCGGCAACCTCACCCCTATTGAGGTTGTCCTAGACCTAGCCGAGACTGGCATCCTGGTGGTGGTGGACGAGACCTACCACGAGTTCTGTGGCTTCACGGCCGTGCCCTGGCTCGCCCACTATGAAAACCTGGTCATCCTGCGCACCCTGAGTAAGTGGGCAGGATTGGCGGGTCTACGCCTAGGCTATGGCATTATGTCCCCCCGGATTGTCCAACGTGTGCTGGCCATCAAGGCCCCCTATAACATCAGCGTGGCTGCCGAGCTGGCAGCCCTGGCCTCCCTGGAAGATACCGACACCCTTCTCCAGCGCGTCCGCACCTTGGTGGAGGAGCGGGAGCGCATGGCCCACGCCTTGCGCGCCATCGGGGGGGTAGTGGTTTACCCCTCCAAGACCAACTTCCTGTTGGTGCACCTGCCGGGCCACAGAGGGGACGCAGTGGCCGCTGCCCTGGCGCGCCGAGGGGTGTTGGTGCGCACCTTCAGCCACCCTCGCCTGGTGGAGTGCGTCCGCATCAGCGTGGGCCTGCCCCATCACACCGACGCCCTGGTATCTGCCATGCGCTCCATCTTGGGGGGGAAATAG
- the hisD gene encoding histidinol dehydrogenase, with product MRIVKGYDNGKAALTRRPLGDYTLPPEASQRLAEAFGSPLTVREAVERILADVRQHGDTAVRFYTERLDKVPVEGLEVSPQACQDALHKMPRRLRSALETAWERAVEYHTACLPRSWVDFQRGWGEMFVPMERVGIYIPGGTAIYPSTVIMTVVPALVAGVDEVILCTPPRPDGPHPWILGAAALAGATRVFQIGGAQAIAAMAFGTSTVPKVDMVCGPGNIFVTLAKQMVFGVVGVDGLYGPTETVIIADATATPAYLAADLLAQAEHDPLASPILITTHEALVHPLLQEIERQQRTLPRAAITAQALRNQGLIILVDSLEEALDLANFYAPEHLCLAVADPWRWVSQVYHAGGVFVGEDTPETLGDYLAGPSHVMPTGGTARFASALSVHHFLKAVCVVASSPEQMASLAHDTMTLARAEGLDGHSRAIQVRLKRWRTHRP from the coding sequence GTGCGCATCGTAAAGGGTTATGACAACGGCAAAGCAGCCCTCACCCGCCGTCCCCTCGGGGACTACACCCTTCCCCCCGAGGCGTCTCAGCGCCTGGCAGAGGCTTTCGGCAGCCCCCTGACCGTGCGCGAGGCGGTGGAGCGCATCCTGGCCGACGTGCGCCAGCACGGGGACACGGCCGTGCGCTTCTACACCGAACGCCTGGACAAGGTGCCGGTGGAAGGCTTGGAGGTGTCCCCCCAAGCGTGCCAGGATGCCCTGCACAAGATGCCCCGACGCCTCCGCTCCGCCCTGGAAACCGCCTGGGAGCGCGCCGTGGAGTATCACACCGCTTGCCTTCCCCGCAGTTGGGTGGATTTCCAGCGGGGCTGGGGGGAGATGTTCGTCCCCATGGAACGGGTGGGCATCTACATCCCCGGCGGAACCGCTATTTACCCCTCCACGGTGATTATGACAGTGGTGCCGGCCCTGGTGGCGGGGGTGGACGAGGTGATTCTGTGCACACCCCCGCGTCCCGATGGCCCCCATCCCTGGATCCTGGGGGCCGCTGCCCTGGCGGGGGCCACACGGGTGTTCCAAATTGGAGGTGCCCAAGCCATTGCGGCCATGGCCTTCGGCACCTCAACCGTCCCCAAAGTGGACATGGTCTGCGGGCCAGGCAATATCTTTGTAACCCTGGCTAAGCAGATGGTGTTCGGCGTGGTGGGGGTTGACGGCCTCTACGGCCCCACCGAAACGGTCATCATCGCCGATGCTACCGCCACCCCTGCCTACCTGGCCGCCGACCTGCTGGCCCAGGCGGAGCACGACCCCCTGGCCTCCCCCATCCTCATCACCACCCACGAGGCCCTGGTGCACCCCCTCCTGCAGGAGATAGAGCGTCAACAGCGCACTCTCCCCCGCGCTGCCATCACCGCCCAAGCCCTCCGCAACCAAGGCCTCATCATTCTGGTGGATAGCTTGGAAGAGGCCCTTGACTTGGCCAACTTCTACGCCCCCGAGCACCTGTGCCTGGCCGTCGCCGACCCGTGGCGCTGGGTGAGCCAGGTGTACCACGCCGGGGGCGTGTTCGTCGGAGAAGACACCCCCGAAACCCTGGGCGACTACCTGGCCGGCCCCAGCCACGTGATGCCCACCGGGGGAACGGCCCGCTTCGCCTCCGCCCTCAGCGTGCACCATTTCCTCAAGGCCGTGTGTGTGGTCGCCTCTAGCCCCGAGCAGATGGCCAGTTTGGCCCACGACACCATGACCCTGGCCCGTGCGGAGGGGTTGGATGGCCACAGTCGGGCCATCCAGGTGCGCCTGAAACGCTGGCGCACCCACCGCCCCTAA
- a CDS encoding zinc dependent phospholipase C family protein: protein MPNLTYHLALAWECAQGFPHPLVHRHLGVFLLGATAPDIRAMTRAPREETHFAPLSSQEVTAGITGLFQVYPHLRYPTALDEATQAFLLGYFSHLIADMAWVVHIFRPFFGNTTLFPIPEEGQVLDRALQLSLDQQVHPQVQPLLPLLDGSEGQVHLPFLPAQDLGRWRSIVQEVCGRPFAWERLRNFTRRLFPHGNPLAHHIAEAFLRDPQAGLASLWARVSPQEVARFAQACQRTWAQKAEEWLACAS from the coding sequence ATGCCTAACCTGACCTATCACCTGGCCCTAGCGTGGGAGTGCGCCCAGGGCTTCCCCCATCCCCTTGTGCACCGGCACCTGGGGGTGTTTCTGCTGGGGGCCACCGCCCCCGACATTCGCGCTATGACCCGTGCCCCTCGGGAGGAGACCCACTTCGCCCCCCTCTCCAGCCAGGAGGTTACGGCAGGCATCACCGGCCTCTTCCAAGTCTATCCCCACCTGCGCTACCCCACAGCTCTAGACGAGGCGACCCAAGCCTTCCTGCTGGGGTACTTCTCCCACCTTATCGCCGATATGGCGTGGGTGGTGCACATCTTTCGCCCCTTCTTCGGCAACACCACCCTTTTCCCCATACCGGAAGAGGGGCAGGTGCTGGACCGCGCCCTGCAACTAAGCCTGGACCAGCAGGTGCACCCCCAGGTGCAACCGCTTCTGCCCCTGCTGGACGGCAGCGAAGGGCAGGTCCACCTGCCCTTCCTCCCCGCGCAGGACTTGGGGCGCTGGCGGAGCATCGTGCAAGAGGTGTGCGGACGCCCCTTCGCCTGGGAGCGCTTGCGCAACTTCACCCGCCGGCTGTTTCCCCATGGTAACCCCCTTGCCCACCATATCGCCGAGGCGTTTCTGCGCGATCCCCAGGCGGGTTTGGCCAGCCTGTGGGCGCGGGTCTCTCCCCAGGAGGTCGCCCGCTTCGCCCAGGCGTGCCAGCGCACCTGGGCGCAAAAGGCAGAGGAGTGGCTAGCGTGCGCATCGTAA